The following are from one region of the Leptolyngbya sp. 'hensonii' genome:
- a CDS encoding ATP-binding protein yields MTSSAKIPKRISTALINALSAGVVPRVGLEHIAVGREQEIKVLLQDLHNTAEGGAAFRFVVGRYGAGKSFTLQLLRNHAMEQGFVVADADLSPERRLAGSGGSSVATYRALMQNLSTKIRPDGGALAPILERWIAGIQTQVAQESGKRPNDAGFDDLVETRIREVVKQMEELVNGFEFANVIIAYWSGYRADDEPRKDAALRWLRGEFATKTEAKAALGVRVIIDDESWYDYLKLLARFVAGIGYKGLLVLLDEAVHLYKITTSASRQNNYDKLLMMFNDAMQGRVGHLGILIGGTPQFVEDPRRGLYSDPAWQRRTTKSQFVKIAVQDLSGPVIRLEPLSQDEILQLLQRLAEIHTTHYGYKGGLKAQDYQDFLQEVVKRLGAEALLTPGEIVRDFISVLTVLQQNPKLTLNKVLGGAGFQPTQAGKDPKGDERNEFAEFTV; encoded by the coding sequence ATGACCTCATCCGCTAAAATTCCCAAGCGAATTTCTACTGCTTTGATTAATGCCCTTAGTGCCGGGGTTGTTCCTAGGGTTGGGCTGGAGCATATTGCTGTCGGGCGAGAGCAGGAGATTAAGGTGCTCCTGCAGGATTTGCACAACACGGCAGAAGGGGGAGCTGCCTTCCGGTTTGTGGTTGGACGCTATGGGGCCGGAAAGAGCTTTACGCTGCAGCTCCTGCGTAACCATGCCATGGAGCAGGGCTTTGTAGTGGCAGATGCAGACCTCTCACCGGAGCGACGCCTAGCCGGGTCAGGGGGCAGCAGTGTCGCCACATACCGGGCCTTGATGCAAAATCTCTCAACCAAGATTCGCCCTGATGGGGGTGCCCTAGCTCCGATTCTAGAGCGCTGGATTGCTGGTATTCAAACTCAGGTGGCCCAGGAGAGTGGCAAACGGCCCAATGATGCAGGGTTTGATGATCTGGTCGAAACCAGAATTCGGGAAGTCGTGAAACAGATGGAAGAACTGGTCAACGGCTTTGAATTCGCAAACGTCATCATCGCCTACTGGAGTGGCTACCGAGCTGACGATGAGCCACGGAAGGATGCGGCCTTGCGCTGGTTACGGGGTGAGTTTGCCACGAAAACGGAGGCAAAAGCAGCTCTGGGGGTGCGGGTCATCATTGATGATGAAAGCTGGTACGACTACCTCAAGCTACTGGCCCGATTTGTAGCTGGGATTGGCTATAAAGGTTTACTGGTCTTGCTGGATGAAGCGGTTCATCTCTACAAAATTACGACTAGTGCCTCCCGGCAGAATAACTATGACAAGTTGCTGATGATGTTTAATGATGCCATGCAGGGTCGAGTGGGGCATCTGGGTATTTTGATTGGGGGAACCCCTCAGTTTGTGGAAGACCCCCGCCGGGGGCTTTACAGTGATCCGGCCTGGCAGCGCCGCACCACCAAAAGCCAGTTTGTGAAGATAGCAGTTCAGGATCTCTCTGGTCCCGTGATTCGCCTGGAACCTCTGAGCCAGGACGAAATTCTCCAGTTGCTACAGCGGTTGGCAGAGATTCATACAACCCATTATGGGTATAAGGGAGGTCTCAAAGCTCAGGACTATCAGGATTTTCTGCAAGAGGTTGTCAAACGACTGGGGGCAGAAGCGCTGCTGACACCGGGTGAAATCGTCCGGGATTTCATCAGTGTTCTGACTGTATTGCAGCAAAATCCCAAGCTGACATTGAACAAGGTGTTGGGGGGGGCTGGGTTCCAACCGACTCAAGCGGGCAAGGATCCAAAAGGGGATGAACGTAACGAGTTCGCCGAGTTTACCGTATGA